A genomic stretch from Setaria viridis chromosome 1, Setaria_viridis_v4.0, whole genome shotgun sequence includes:
- the LOC117840580 gene encoding ethylene-responsive transcription factor 1 gives MCGGAILANLTKQPGPRRLTERDLWQEKKPKRGGGGGGSRWFLAEEDEDFEADFEDFQGESEESDLELGEGKDDDVVEIKPFAATSKDGLSIMTTAGYDGPAARSAKRKRKNQYRGIRQRPWGKWAAEIRDPQKGVRVWLGTFNSPEEAARAYDAEARRIRGKKAKVNFPDAPTVAQKRRSGPPAAKAPKSSVEQKPAVKPAVNSLANTNAYFYPPADYTLSKPFVQHENMPFPPAMNSASPIEDPIMNLHSDQGSNSFGCSDLSWENDTKTSDISSIAPINTIAEGDECAFVNSNSNSSLVPSVMETNPVDLTEGLTDLEPYMRFLLDDGASESIDSLLNVDGSQDVVSNMDLWSFDDMPMAGDIY, from the exons ATGTGCGGCGGTGCGATCCTCGCCAACCTCACCAAGCAGCCGGGCCCGCGCCGGCTCACGGAGCGGGACCTCTGGCAGGAGAAGAAGCccaagaggggcggcggcggcggcgggagccgctGGTTCCtggcggaggaggatgaggacttCGAGGCCGACTTCGAGGACTTCCAGGGCGAATCCGAGGAGTCGGATTTGGAGCTCGGGGAGGGGAAGGACGACGACGTTGTCGAGATCAAGCccttcgccgccacctccaaAG ATGGCTTAAGCATCATGACTACTGCTGGTTATGATGGCCCTGCAGCAAGGTCAGccaaaaggaagagaaagaatCAATACAGGGGCATCCGCCAGCGCCCTTGGGGTAAGTGGGCTGCTGAGATCAGAGATCCTCAGAAGGGTGTTCGTGTCTGGCTTGGTACTTTCAATAGTCCTGAGGAAGCTGCAAGAGCCTATGATGCTGAAGCACGCAGGATCCGTGGCAAGAAGGCCAAGGTTAACTTTCCTGATGCACCGACAGTTGCTCAGAAGCGCCGATCTGGCCCACCTGCTGCTAAAGCACCCAAGTCAAGTGTGGAACAGAAGCCTGCTGTCAAACCAGCAGTGAACAGCCTTGCCAACACAAATGCATACTTCTACCCACCTGCTGACTACACCTTGAGCAAGCCATTTGTTCAGCATGAGAATATGCCATTCCCTCCAGCAATGAACTCTGCTAGTCCTATTGAGGACCCTATTATGAATCTGCACTCTGACCAGGGAAGTAACTCCTTTGGCTGCTCAGACTTGAGCTGGGAAAATGATACCAAGACTTCAGACATATCATCCATTGCTCCCATTAACACTATAGCTGAAGGTGATGAGTGTGCATTCGTCAACAGCAATTCAAACAGCTCACTGGTGCCTTCTGTTATGGAGACCAATCCTGTTGATCTCACTGAGGGGCTGACAGATTTAGAACCCTACATGAGGTTTCTTCTGGATGATGGTGCGAGTGAATCAATTGATAGCCTTCTGAATGTTGATGGATCTCAGGATGTTGTGAGCAACATGGATCTCTGGAGCTTTGATGACATGCCCATGGCTGGCGATATCTATTGA